In one window of Streptomyces sp. NBC_00193 DNA:
- a CDS encoding CDGSH iron-sulfur domain-containing protein yields the protein MHGPPERDPCPVSAAGPARRVTLEPNGPVLVEGPVEVVLDDGTVARSDRFMVAVCTCRRSRTYPWCDTSHRDRERPAAPPEDRNPS from the coding sequence GTGCACGGCCCGCCTGAACGTGACCCATGCCCGGTCTCCGCAGCGGGGCCCGCCCGCCGGGTGACCTTGGAACCGAACGGGCCGGTCCTGGTCGAGGGGCCGGTCGAGGTCGTCCTCGACGACGGGACGGTCGCCCGGTCCGACCGCTTCATGGTCGCGGTGTGCACCTGCCGCCGCAGCCGTACGTACCCGTGGTGCGACACCAGCCACCGAGACCGCGAGCGGCCCGCCGCGCCGCCCGAGGACAGGAACCCTTCATGA
- a CDS encoding winged helix-turn-helix domain-containing protein: MGDAASAQAPWTFLTSHARVLLTLARDPTVRLRDVAETCMLTERTVQSIVADLEGAGYLTRVREGRRNHYRITPGAKFRHPAEADRDIAELLALFAREPGTAGSPRPERQQA, from the coding sequence ATGGGTGATGCAGCTTCGGCTCAAGCGCCGTGGACGTTCCTGACCAGCCACGCACGCGTACTCCTGACCCTCGCCAGGGATCCCACCGTCCGCCTGCGGGACGTCGCGGAGACCTGCATGCTCACCGAGCGGACCGTCCAGTCGATCGTCGCCGACCTGGAAGGGGCCGGATACCTCACCCGGGTACGCGAGGGACGCCGCAACCACTACCGGATCACCCCCGGAGCCAAATTCCGCCACCCCGCGGAAGCCGACCGCGACATCGCCGAGCTCCTCGCCCTGTTCGCACGGGAACCGGGCACGGCCGGGAGCCCCCGCCCGGAACGGCAGCAGGCCTGA
- a CDS encoding HemK2/MTQ2 family protein methyltransferase: MSGSALSLPLLPAGLMALPGVYRPQPDTLLLAEALDQEELGPQSDVLEIGTGTGALALQAAATGARVMAVDVSWPAVVTARLNSLRRRLPLRVLHGDFAARTAGRRFDLVVANPPYVPAPEVRLPSHGRQRAWDAGPDGRAVLDRICGRAPALLRPGGVLLLVHSQMCRAEETLESLARVGLAAEVTAKVSVPWGPVLRSRRSWLEQRGLAAEAQEWEELVIIRARPA; encoded by the coding sequence ATGTCCGGTTCGGCTCTGTCCTTGCCCCTGCTGCCCGCCGGACTGATGGCCCTACCCGGCGTCTACCGGCCACAGCCGGACACCCTTCTCCTCGCGGAGGCGCTCGACCAGGAGGAGCTCGGGCCGCAGAGTGACGTGCTGGAGATCGGTACGGGCACCGGAGCGCTGGCGCTGCAGGCCGCGGCCACGGGAGCCCGGGTGATGGCCGTCGATGTTTCCTGGCCCGCTGTGGTCACGGCTCGTTTGAACTCCTTGCGCCGCCGCTTGCCCCTGCGCGTCCTGCACGGCGACTTCGCGGCACGCACCGCGGGCCGTCGCTTCGACCTCGTCGTGGCGAACCCGCCGTACGTACCGGCGCCGGAGGTCCGGCTTCCGTCGCACGGTCGGCAGCGGGCCTGGGACGCCGGCCCCGACGGGCGCGCGGTCCTCGACCGGATCTGCGGGAGGGCCCCGGCCCTGCTGCGTCCCGGGGGCGTCCTGCTCCTCGTGCACTCACAGATGTGCCGGGCCGAGGAGACGCTGGAGAGCCTGGCCAGGGTGGGGCTGGCCGCCGAGGTCACCGCGAAGGTCTCCGTGCCGTGGGGTCCCGTACTGCGTTCGCGACGGTCCTGGCTCGAGCAGCGGGGGCTGGCGGCCGAAGCCCAGGAATGGGAAGAGTTGGTGATCATCCGTGCACGGCCCGCCTGA
- a CDS encoding plasmid stabilization protein has protein sequence MPRGSSPKRERQYEHIKESAQERGESPERAKEIAARTVNKERARSGESKTASKSSIEDMSSYKRGGQRSHSGAQGPTYDQLYAEAKRRNLHGRSSMNKAELKRELGR, from the coding sequence ATGCCCCGAGGATCCAGTCCGAAGCGTGAACGGCAGTACGAGCACATCAAGGAGAGTGCGCAGGAGCGCGGCGAGAGCCCGGAGCGCGCGAAGGAGATCGCGGCCCGGACCGTGAACAAGGAGCGGGCCCGCTCGGGCGAGTCCAAGACGGCGAGCAAGAGCTCGATCGAGGACATGTCGTCCTACAAGCGCGGCGGCCAACGCTCCCACAGCGGCGCACAAGGGCCCACGTACGACCAGCTCTACGCAGAGGCCAAACGCCGCAACCTGCACGGCCGCTCCTCCATGAACAAGGCCGAACTCAAGCGCGAGCTCGGCCGCTGA
- a CDS encoding HAD family hydrolase, translated as MNRAALFDVDGTLADTNHLHVTCWWEALRQGGHDVAMHDIHRAIGLPGGDLLAHLLGEHHDTDRDDTLTAAHDTLYGTYFDRLPPLDAAADLLRELDRRGWRVVLVTSAQQAELDALRRAVDADDAITATASADDVEDGKPAPDPVRHALDLADAPARGSVFVGDTVWDMRAGSRADVTCVGLLSGGIPRGDLEEAGARAVYRHPADLLAHLGDSPFADTAGRAP; from the coding sequence ATGAACCGGGCCGCGCTGTTCGACGTCGACGGCACCCTCGCCGACACCAACCACCTGCACGTCACGTGCTGGTGGGAGGCCCTGCGACAGGGTGGACACGACGTCGCCATGCACGACATCCACCGCGCCATCGGCCTGCCCGGTGGGGACCTCCTCGCACATCTGCTGGGCGAACACCACGACACCGACCGGGACGACACGCTGACCGCCGCGCACGACACCCTCTACGGCACGTACTTCGACCGCTTGCCGCCCCTGGACGCGGCAGCCGACCTGCTGCGCGAGCTGGACCGGCGCGGCTGGCGCGTCGTACTCGTCACCTCCGCCCAGCAGGCCGAACTCGACGCTCTGCGGCGTGCCGTCGACGCCGACGACGCCATCACCGCCACAGCCAGCGCCGACGACGTGGAGGACGGCAAGCCCGCACCCGACCCGGTGCGCCACGCCCTCGACCTCGCCGACGCACCCGCGCGCGGCTCCGTCTTCGTCGGGGACACGGTCTGGGACATGCGGGCAGGCAGCCGCGCCGACGTCACCTGCGTGGGACTGCTGAGTGGCGGCATTCCCCGCGGCGACCTCGAAGAGGCCGGGGCGCGGGCCGTGTACCGGCATCCCGCCGACCTCCTGGCCCACCTCGGCGACAGCCCGTTCGCCGACACGGCCGGCCGTGCCCCGTGA
- a CDS encoding clavaminate synthase family protein: MPETTPDTTRSSVVAADRELDPADAGACERLARTLCTRGDDRVDSPEWVARARDLWEDLPLLLRREVRRFRRHSGPHGTLVIGGLPVDQAGLPATPTVPGSVQRQATIPAAVLAMVACGLGEPLAYLAEKSGALVQDVVPVPGQETFHGNAGSVPLSFHTENGFHPHPPDYVIFLCLRADHDRIAGMRVAGIRQALPLLTPASREALFTSEFVTTPPPSFGPGAATADPAARPRPVLSGAVEDPDIRMAQLVTTPLTPRAAAALAEFGRACEATARTLRLTPGDLVVIDNRVTVHGRTAFHPRYDGADRWLQRTYVTTDLRRSRDHRPHDGHVLAR; this comes from the coding sequence ATGCCCGAGACCACGCCCGACACGACCCGGAGCAGCGTCGTCGCCGCGGATCGGGAGCTGGATCCGGCCGATGCCGGCGCGTGCGAGCGGCTGGCCCGCACCCTGTGCACCCGCGGGGACGACCGGGTCGACAGCCCCGAGTGGGTGGCACGGGCCCGGGACCTCTGGGAGGACCTTCCGCTGCTGTTGCGCCGCGAAGTGCGACGGTTCCGACGGCATTCCGGCCCGCACGGGACCTTGGTGATCGGCGGCCTGCCCGTGGATCAGGCGGGCCTGCCCGCGACGCCGACCGTACCCGGCTCGGTCCAGCGCCAGGCCACCATCCCGGCTGCGGTGCTCGCCATGGTGGCCTGCGGGCTCGGCGAGCCCCTCGCCTACCTCGCGGAGAAATCCGGCGCCCTCGTGCAGGACGTCGTGCCCGTCCCCGGGCAGGAGACCTTCCACGGCAACGCCGGATCGGTGCCCCTGTCCTTCCACACCGAGAACGGCTTCCACCCCCACCCGCCCGACTATGTGATCTTCCTGTGCCTGCGTGCCGACCACGACCGGATCGCCGGCATGCGCGTCGCCGGCATCCGCCAAGCGCTGCCGCTCCTCACCCCGGCCAGCCGCGAGGCCTTGTTCACATCGGAGTTCGTCACCACACCGCCGCCCTCCTTCGGCCCCGGCGCCGCCACGGCCGACCCCGCTGCCCGGCCGCGACCGGTGCTGTCGGGAGCAGTCGAGGATCCCGACATCCGCATGGCTCAACTCGTCACCACCCCGCTCACCCCCCGAGCCGCCGCGGCACTGGCCGAATTCGGCCGCGCCTGCGAGGCGACCGCCCGCACCCTGCGCCTGACACCCGGCGACCTGGTCGTCATCGACAACCGCGTCACCGTCCACGGCCGCACCGCCTTCCACCCCCGCTACGACGGAGCCGACCGCTGGCTGCAACGCACCTACGTCACCACCGACCTGCGCCGCTCCCGCGACCACCGCCCCCACGACGGCCACGTACTCGCCCGCTGA
- a CDS encoding iron-containing redox enzyme family protein, protein MTLPSPTTPSPTTTSATAGPRLVAGRGELSRAVTQALRYGGPPVYAPKAILQADPAGEDLQLALYLLYELHYRGFEGVDDEREWDPDLLRLRQAMETRFLHALRTELSDAPRSVGEAFAPLLVEPIALSGSLTHYLETEGELWQLREYAALRSLYHLKEADPHAWAIPRLTGRAKAGLAAIEYDEFGAGRADRVHARLFADLMADLHLDPRYGLYLDRAPAPLLATVNLMSLFGLHRALRGALVGHFACVEVTSSPGSRRLAKAMRRCGAGPAAEHFYAEHVEADAVHEQVVRREVIGGLLADEPELEADVAFGCAATVLLEDRLAHHIREAWDQGRSALRSPLLGV, encoded by the coding sequence ATGACCCTTCCCAGCCCGACCACTCCCAGCCCGACCACGACGTCGGCCACCGCCGGCCCCCGGCTGGTCGCGGGCCGGGGCGAGCTGTCCCGGGCCGTGACCCAGGCCCTGCGCTACGGCGGCCCGCCGGTCTACGCCCCCAAGGCGATACTGCAAGCGGACCCGGCGGGCGAGGACCTCCAGCTCGCCCTGTACCTGCTCTACGAACTGCACTACCGCGGCTTCGAAGGCGTGGACGACGAACGCGAATGGGACCCCGACCTGCTCCGGCTCCGCCAAGCCATGGAGACCCGCTTCCTCCACGCCCTGCGCACGGAGCTGTCCGACGCGCCCCGATCGGTCGGGGAAGCCTTCGCGCCGCTCCTCGTGGAGCCGATAGCCCTCTCCGGCAGCCTCACCCACTACCTCGAAACCGAGGGCGAGCTATGGCAGCTACGCGAGTACGCGGCCCTCAGATCCCTCTACCACCTGAAGGAAGCGGACCCGCACGCTTGGGCGATCCCCCGGCTCACCGGCCGGGCCAAGGCCGGGTTGGCCGCCATCGAGTACGACGAGTTCGGCGCCGGCCGCGCGGACCGCGTCCACGCACGGCTCTTCGCGGACCTCATGGCGGACCTCCACCTGGATCCCCGTTACGGCCTGTACCTGGACCGAGCGCCCGCGCCCCTGCTCGCGACTGTGAACCTGATGTCCCTCTTCGGCTTGCACCGGGCCCTGCGCGGCGCTCTCGTCGGCCACTTCGCCTGCGTCGAGGTCACCTCCTCGCCCGGGTCCCGACGCCTGGCCAAGGCCATGCGGCGCTGCGGCGCGGGACCCGCCGCCGAGCACTTCTACGCCGAGCACGTCGAGGCCGACGCCGTCCACGAACAGGTCGTACGCCGCGAGGTGATCGGCGGACTCCTGGCCGACGAGCCGGAGCTGGAGGCGGACGTCGCCTTCGGCTGCGCGGCGACCGTCCTCCTGGAAGACCGCCTGGCACACCACATCCGCGAGGCCTGGGACCAGGGGCGCAGCGCGTTGCGTTCGCCCCTGCTGGGGGTGTGA
- a CDS encoding STAS domain-containing protein, with amino-acid sequence MTGFMYETDLDTTTVEELEIGVEAGPPGSVEVRVCGEIDFDNAALLRDTLLTALAAQRGNLLLDLQQLGFCDCAGLNALLVARSTARRAGRSLRITATSPCVERLLELTGCRTSLT; translated from the coding sequence ATGACAGGGTTCATGTACGAAACCGACCTCGACACCACCACCGTCGAGGAGCTGGAGATCGGCGTGGAAGCGGGCCCGCCCGGAAGCGTCGAGGTCCGCGTGTGCGGCGAAATCGACTTCGACAACGCCGCGTTGCTCCGTGACACCCTCCTCACCGCTCTCGCGGCCCAGCGCGGCAACCTGCTCCTGGACCTGCAGCAGCTCGGCTTCTGTGACTGCGCGGGCCTGAACGCGCTGTTGGTCGCACGCTCCACGGCGCGGCGGGCGGGCAGGAGCCTGCGCATCACCGCCACCAGCCCCTGCGTGGAGCGGCTCCTGGAGCTCACCGGCTGCCGCACCTCCCTCACCTGA
- a CDS encoding DUF6479 family protein, with amino-acid sequence MIPTESLAAEGQGALFLVIAGVVVVVLLLGAFWYGSRRSARRRAPVRPAEQNPAARQREDSWQTPDDDAAGHGPRV; translated from the coding sequence ATGATTCCTACCGAAAGTCTTGCTGCCGAAGGCCAGGGCGCGCTCTTCCTCGTGATCGCCGGAGTGGTGGTGGTCGTGCTTCTGCTCGGTGCGTTCTGGTACGGCAGCCGGCGGAGCGCACGGCGCCGTGCCCCTGTCCGGCCGGCCGAGCAGAACCCCGCGGCACGGCAGCGTGAGGACTCCTGGCAGACACCGGACGACGACGCCGCCGGCCACGGTCCCCGGGTTTGA